The following is a genomic window from Bactrocera tryoni isolate S06 chromosome 2, CSIRO_BtryS06_freeze2, whole genome shotgun sequence.
CCTAGACCTAGACCTAGACCTAGACCTAGACCTAGTCCTAGACCTAGGCGTAGACCTAGACCTAGACCTAGACCCAAACCTAGATCTAGACCTAGACCTAAACCTCGACTTAGAGCTAGACCTAAATTTAAACTTCAACCTAGCCCTCTACTTAGATCTAGATCTAGAACAATATTTCATCTAAATAAAGAAACTCCATACATTTCATACATATTATTTGATCTGCAACGTTTATAGAACACCAAAAAAcgctaaacgaaaaaaaaaaacattttgtaatcTATTTTGAGAAACTGACTTTTAAACACATTTAAGATGATAACACAACTTCAAGAGAAATATTTAAGTGAACCTCGATTTCGTAGCCTCCTCAGCTATCTGTTCGAATATGTAATTCATATTGAGCGAAGTGATCGACAAACTCTCAATATTCAGCTGAAATGAATTCAAGCGCAATGTCTTAAATATAACAGCCAACGTCGTGCTCTGATATGGAATGACGAATTGCATGATAGTACCCTCTTGCCTACaagcataaaaccaaaaattttatcgCATTAAGCATATACAAATTTGGGCTGCGCGACATAACTTACACTAATCTAGAATTCGGGAATGTTTTATCCATAAAAGCAGTTAAGCGAAAGTACACCTTCAATGTGACGCCGTGCGGCGTATGCACCTGCTTCTTCATACGCATTGAAACCGAGTAACCCGCGACCACCGCTTCAGCTACTTGCTCCGGTCGCCCGATATGCAAAAGCTGACCTTCGTGCATTACCGCAATTTTTGTGCACAGTATCTCGGTATAAGTGTTCATAACGGACGTAATCGCTATGGCGGTGCCACGTTTACGCAAACCATCGATCAGACGATACAGTTGACGTCTGCCATGTGGATCCACACTCCAACTAAAATTACCGATACACAATAGTGCGGGCTGTTTCAAAATTGCTATGGAATAGGAAATGCGCTCTCTTATACCCGAACTACACTGTGACAAACGCTTGTGATAATGTGAGTGTAATCCAAAATGCTTGGAGAAATCCTCAATAATATCGTTGATTTGGTGGCGTGGGTAGCCATAGAGTATGCAAAATGTCTTCAAAACCTGATAGCAAGTCATTTGCGGCTGTACGAAACCCACCGTGGGTACATAACCGATATGGGCGAGCGCTTTATTGCGCTCTTCTGTAATTTGTACACTATTAATGCAGACGCGTCCAAAACTTGGATGATACTGACCAGCGATGAGTCTTAGTAATGCACTCGTATAATTACAGTTAGTGCCGATGATACCGAACTTTTCACCACTAAACAGGTAAAAGAAAAACAGTTTTACTTgataattttgtattaattgtGTGTGGTCTTGTAAATCATACTCACGGTTTAATTGTGAAAGATAGTCGATCCACTAAAAGTTTCCCCTTCCAAATATAACCCAAGTTCTCACAAATTACGGAATAGTAATAGCGTAAACGGGGACGAAGTGTCTGGACGTGTATGGCCTCGGCTGTGACGTTGTCCGGCTCGTTAGCATCGCTAGCATGTCGTCGCTTGTATTCTTCTAATGCACGCTCGCTAGgtaaattgttttaataacgcttttcattatttcctttttattctCTAAACTACTTACTAGTTGTCATAGGGTATGCTGGTCTTGAAGAAATACCTGTACTCATATATGCATAATATGTACCAGGAGATAGCTATAATCATCCATAAGTAAAACATATCTTCGTCCACCGAAATTTTAGGTGTTTCTGTATTATAAATCACGTAATTAAGAAactatttgtttgaaaaaaagttcacAACTTACCACAACAGTTGGGAATCCGTTGACAACGTCCCAAAACCACAgaagcaatatttatattttccactTTGCAAACTTGACTCCGTACATTGAAATCGTAGAGATTCTCAATAGCTCGACAAAATGAATATAATGGAAATATGCGTGGTATGAATAGTAAATGATCGGCATAAGGTTTGAAGTCTCTGGAAAACACTATAAAGAACACGATGCCAATGACATGTATTGAGGAAATTTTCAAGTATGCGCCGaaactgtttttaaaaaatagcgCACTCAAAACATAGTTTGTCATAGCCACAGCAATGCTCGCCAGCACCAGCAAACCAAAGCACCAGCCTGAAATGATGAAACGATAGCGTTGAATTGTCAGAAACAAATCGAACTGTCACACTTCcaaaataattgtaaacaaaactaaaaataataaataattttaagaaactcggtagcactggagatatacgactactacgacatctattgaaatacaaaaatactttttcgattacaaaatattttctgtcaaaCAAATTCTAAAGAAAGTATTGACCCGTTTCTTGTCATATGTACTGTTGTTTGATAAGCAAATCATAATCGTTAACGCGACGaatccaatttcaaaaaaatttaataatatcagcttttgtcatcaaacgaaattacttagtaaagaacccaatatacatatactatatatggatAAAGTAACCTTCCATGTTAATCTCATATAACACATATGCATTTTTGGGCATCATACTTACGGAAAAGTAGCGGTGTTATATATTTTGACGGCAACACCGACCAACCCAAGAATGTGATAATTGTCAAAGCAATGCAAATTTtgattatatcaaaaataaatatggatATCCAATAATTAATTCCATCTAAACCAGCCAAGCGTTGTAAGCTTTCAAATTCGCTTATACGTTCTGAGACCAAATTGATGGAACGTACGGAGTACAAGTAACACATGATCAGCGCCATATGGAATGCTATTCTGCTGCCCATGTTGAAACGCATTGGAGACATTTCTCTCATGTTAACATTACTCTCTGGTGGTAACAAATCCAACGAGACATTTAGCTTGGCATTGGTCGTGTTCAGCAAGTCCCTGAAAAATAATGGTAATACTTAGTCATCCACTCTTAAACCTTCTTACTTGTATTACATGTTTCGGAAAAATATTAcagtttttggcaaaaattgAAAACCGGAATTCGTATTGCACTTACCAAAGGTACACGTTGTGCAGAATGTCTAAAAGAACCGGCGCGACATTTGGTAAATAACCATTAAACCAGCCAATCACATGATTACGTATGGACAAGCCAAGTATCATGTTTACATTCAAATGACTTTGACCCTCCTCGCGTTCGAGATTCATTATGTAATCATTAATGTAttgatttttaatgttttttatctttatattacTATTTCGCCAATACATGTAGCGATTATAGGTTTCGACAAAGGATTGCATGGCACTATCGGGCTCCGCGCCAATATTGAGCAGTGTAATTCCCTCTTTGTAATCATTAATGCCGTTGTCCAAAACCGGTACTACTTTCATATAAGGTATCATAACGGTTGCGcagaaaaataagcaaaatatcgGTAGCACTGTAGCAATCAGAATATAATATGTACTATCAATAATAAATAGTTTGTAAAACATTGCAGTCCATTGATTGTATAACTTCTCATAGACACCGACTTTACGgtgtatatttgttttcatGAAAATTGCTTCTTCATTGCAGTCATCGGTAACAATGCTCTGACCATTGAAAATTCTATAGTAACGTTTACGGTCATCGTATGCGGGTCGTTCAGCACCTAGCTTACAAAAGAGCTCCTCAACAGGTGTCTCGATAATCGTTATATTGATGATGCCTAGCTCATCTTTGGCATTTTCCAATGCCCTGATCACAGTTTCGAGCACTTCAACGTTAGACGATTCAATGTGATAGGATAATTCCAGCACAAGGTCGCAGGCTGCCACAATGTCCGGTATGAATTGGCTTAGCAGTTGGGTAACTTCTTCCGACTTACATTCTTCAGATTTCGATATAAGCTATAGATCATAGGTAACAAAAGTATTAATAATGAAATGGAAAGAAATATACAGTATGGAAGGAACTTTCGATTCTAAAAACATTGTATCATTACTTGGGAaaataatccgtgccaaatgTATcggagatatctcgtcaaataaaaaagttttccacacaggGATATAAGTTCAATTTGAAtagcagatatatgctataggtCATGGTCTAAGTCTAGGTCTAGTTCTAGGTATAGATCTAGGTCTTGGTCTAGGTCTAGGTCTAGGTCTAGATCTAAGTCTAGATCTAGGTCTATGTCTGGATCAAGGTCTAGATCTAGGTCAAGGTCTAGGTTTAGGTCTATATTGGTAGATTTATGTTTAGGTCTAGGTATAGGTATAGATCTCAGTCTAGGTTTAAGTCTTGAtctaaaaaaatctaaaacagATATCTTGTCGAAATTGtcgagaaaaaatatatattttatatgacagctaaatgctatTTTAATCCGATATCGGAGGTTCCGATAAAAGAACGGCtccttggagagaaaaggatatgtgaaaattttcagattgatatcCCTAATAATGAGAGACAATTTCATGTATATACCTTAAAACAAGCAATGTGACTCACACGACCAATAACGAAAATAAAACGCGAAAGATATGAGCGCAATTAAAACTAGATGGATATTTAGGCAAACTCACCAAATGACAACCAAAGCAATACATGGATTTAAGAAACTGCGCTGTTCCCGAACAACTCAAACGTCCTTGAGCCAacataataatattatctgCATGCAACTCCGGTTCACGACTTAAATTTGTCGACACCAATATTACACGTCCGAATTTCTCACGTTCCAATAGTTTCCAAATAAGTTTATAGTCACACACATCTAATTTCAGAACAACATCATCCAGTAGAACAATCTTACTGCCGCCAATAAGCGCACAAGAAACAGCCAATTTGGTTCTCTGACCACATGTCAGATTCTCGGTAAGCGTATACTGTTCGCCGTCAAGTTCTAAAGCGACCAAATACTTATGCACCTCTTTGGTTAGATCAGTTGGATTTAAACCTTTCAAACGGCCAAATAACATTAACTGATGTTTGACATACAGATTACAAAAAAGCAATGAATCGCTAAAGCAGATACCAATAAAATCGCGTGGGCTGCCATATTCTTTATTTAGAGTGTCGCCCTTAAAATCGATTTTGCCCGACGTCGGTCGTTTAAAACCGGCAATAACTTCTAATAATGTGGTTTTGCCACTACCGTTATGACCCATCAGCATAGTGATTTCATcctcatacaaactgaatgaaagATCCTCTATAATGATTGTATCGCCGACTTGCACTGTGAGTGCCATCACATCCACGGCGGGTGCTTTATAATTTGCTCTAACCTCAAATATGATGGTTTTCGAAAAACGATTACTGTCTGTGCTAACGCGTATGCGTTGTGGCTTGCGTTTAAATACTTTCGAAAGTTTGCTCAAAGTTCGTCCAATAATCGGTGCGAATATGCCAATCAAAGCTTGAATTATGCTCGTACCACACATTATCAACGAGTAAGAGCCGATGCTGTAGTAAACCGAATGCCCATCGTCTCTAAAGAAATTCGACCAATTCAGACCATCGTGGGTTTGAAGTCTAAATAGATTTTGCAATGCCAATGCAAATGCCGTATTGCCAAGTAAAGATATGTATGGATGTAAAACATCGCTCAACGGTGACGTATGATTGCCAATGGCAAAAGGTGCATACAACATGATCCAGATAGTAGGTGCGGCACAAATCGCCATATGAGAGTTATGAAACAGTTTAAATATCATATAGCAGTAGCTGAGTGTATTTATATTAAACGCGGTGAAGAGAGTAAATAAGCAAGTGTACGAAGATTTACTGAAGACACCGAAACCACTGTTCCAAGGAATCTGGAAATCAAGTAATGAAGACATAGTTCACTGTTATCAGTATTTATTATAGCTAATACTTTACAATTACAAAGAGGAAATAATtggattaattattttttggcggatttgaaaaattctttcaccGCAAGGAAGCTTGAAAAGTTCCCGGTCTACAAtagttaaacacatttttttgaaaagtttcatttttttattcaacacgGTTTGCTTCCAGAATAATACACCGATAGCGACccttcaacttttcgatacaattttcaatttacgATTTGTtctttacttcaaaataggcctcagtttccgCCATCACTCTTTCAAACCACGAAAATTTCTGCGCAGCGGGAATTTATTTAAgatctgagaacaagaaatagtCACTGGAGATCAGATCTGAAGAAAACGGTGGATGaggaagcaattcgaagtctAATTCATAGACTTTAGCCATCGTTTCTATGGACTTGTGCCACGGTGCATTGTTTTAGTAAAACTGCACTTTCTTTTTTCTCAAATGCGTCCGATTTTTGGAGATTTTGTCTTTTAAATGGTCGAACAACGCTACGTAAAAGTGCTTGATGCTTTTCacggtagtcaataaaaattattccatgcgcaggCGAAACTACAGACGTTAACCGACTGTAGCCCTCGCTTGGGAGCGAGCTCATCGTGATCTGTCCattcggatgactgtcgattggacttcgaaataaaatattggaGCTATGTTTCATCAGTTATcacaggatttgtccggaaagtaatacgattaagtcgatttaaaaaaaattatttaaccaatcattacaattctttaaaagctttcaaaatagactccttTTGAGCCGAGGTACATGCTGCTTAGATCTCCTCTgttgtctcaaaatgcttgccctCGGCCCTTTCaggcaaggaaataaaaaaacgttCGGAAGAGGGCGTCACCTTGGCTATTGGGAGGGTGCGGAAGCCTTGGGATGCTGGCCTTGATTAGGTacctgttcacaagaaaggcggtgtgagccagGACATTGTCGTGGTACAACTgtcaatcggctgcgatgtcttatCGGATCCGATAACCCCCCGATGGGTCTCTtaaggacttccacgtaaaactaattcatggtggacgatgccttcgatatcaaaaaagacaatgagcatcgttttcacattggatttgctcattcttccagTCTTTATCAGTGACAGCTTTGCGACCCTGCAAAAAGTCCTTGtgtcaccgaaacacaccacttcttgctaaagtaaCTGGATAAGCCTGTTTGATCATATTAAACGTCTCAATTTCAGATTTACCGTGTTTctcacaaaatttaatcgcgtacttcTGCTCTAacaaacgctgcattttcggcttgcaccactcacagaaacacgtcgcgcgaaaatgtttgtcctgactctccaagagctcggagacaactgaccagtcgctcgttcgttagctaggaatgcCCTCGACCGAATTCAGCCGGTGCACGCATGCTCCGAAgaacagtcgcggcggaagaagatcagttctattactttccggacaaaccctgtatatgcGTCTTTTGAAGGTTCAAGCTAACTAAAAATCCTATGGATTTAATCCTACTAGCAACGTTTATGTGTCAGACCGGGACTTTTCAAGTGGCATgttattttatagggtcttcgacgttcTCTTCTTGGAATTACAAgcttcgtggtaaacttaacACGTTTACCCCGTTCACTATAAACATTGTTTTGTAGCACTGGATCGATTTTGCTACCATTTTTAAAGGAGTTTCACTTACGAATGCTTTCTAATATTGTTTTCAATgatttttgtgcatatttttttaatccccAGATAAATCACTAATACTGAATGCCACATTTCGTATCTGGTAAATTACTACTTTAACTGAACAGTACATacctttaaaattattaacagcAAAGTGGTGCTAATGGATATAGAAATCAGCGAGAACACGAACCAGCTATAGAATTGTATGAAGTAGGTCACATCGAAAATCGCCAATAAGGAATGCAATTGGGCTTCACGCTCATTGATTAGAATCTAAAATGTGTTTAGCGATTAGTTTTCTTTTCACATAGAACTTGTCACCGCTATTACCCTTAGCAAATATAAGAGCGTGCAAATATATGCCACAGCTAATACCAGCGACAGGCGCAGTTCCAACGCTTCGGAAAGTGGATCGTAATAGTGTTCGGCTATTGGAAAGCGTCGCAGAAATAATTCATCGCTCAGCGATTTGTTGCATGTCAAATAAATATAAGCTTCGGAAATTGTTTTCTGTATCAAAATGAAGCCTTCACCCAAATAAGGCACGAAGCCCATGTGCCGCTCGTGCTTCTCAACATTCGGAAATAAATATCTGGTATCCCAAGTTTCGCCTATATATTCCTTATATAAACGCAATTCGCTtggaaaaataattgtatactCCAATCGATTCGGATA
Proteins encoded in this region:
- the LOC120767665 gene encoding ATP-binding cassette sub-family A member 3-like; the protein is MSSDGSALSTGRSEEQLEPTNYNWLRFKWMFWKDCFMHWNTRWEFLVALLMPSLCALIVIILRFNISAEHITAMPFRIEDIDANWKRLLDIIVGRQSAIEKYLGAPSYNVYAPQLVIAYAPDFEAIVNIMALTDRLQLRSDQYISYKTCEELRAKMATEYYLAGICFHEGVFNIESESIYKIGIYPNRLEYTIIFPSELRLYKEYIGETWDTRYLFPNVEKHERHMGFVPYLGEGFILIQKTISEAYIYLTCNKSLSDELFLRRFPIAEHYYDPLSEALELRLSLVLAVAYICTLLYLLRILINEREAQLHSLLAIFDVTYFIQFYSWFVFSLISISISTTLLLIILKIPWNSGFGVFSKSSYTCLFTLFTAFNINTLSYCYMIFKLFHNSHMAICAAPTIWIMLYAPFAIGNHTSPLSDVLHPYISLLGNTAFALALQNLFRLQTHDGLNWSNFFRDDGHSVYYSIGSYSLIMCGTSIIQALIGIFAPIIGRTLSKLSKVFKRKPQRIRVSTDSNRFSKTIIFEVRANYKAPAVDVMALTVQVGDTIIIEDLSFSLYEDEITMLMGHNGSGKTTLLEVIAGFKRPTSGKIDFKGDTLNKEYGSPRDFIGICFSDSLLFCNLYVKHQLMLFGRLKGLNPTDLTKEVHKYLVALELDGEQYTLTENLTCGQRTKLAVSCALIGGSKIVLLDDVVLKLDVCDYKLIWKLLEREKFGRVILVSTNLSREPELHADNIIMLAQGRLSCSGTAQFLKSMYCFGCHLLISKSEECKSEEVTQLLSQFIPDIVAACDLVLELSYHIESSNVEVLETVIRALENAKDELGIINITIIETPVEELFCKLGAERPAYDDRKRYYRIFNGQSIVTDDCNEEAIFMKTNIHRKVGVYEKLYNQWTAMFYKLFIIDSTYYILIATVLPIFCLFFCATVMIPYMKVVPVLDNGINDYKEGITLLNIGAEPDSAMQSFVETYNRYMYWRNSNIKIKNIKNQYINDYIMNLEREEGQSHLNVNMILGLSIRNHVIGWFNGYLPNVAPVLLDILHNVYLWDLLNTTNAKLNVSLDLLPPESNVNMREMSPMRFNMGSRIAFHMALIMCYLYSVRSINLVSERISEFESLQRLAGLDGINYWISIFIFDIIKICIALTIITFLGWSVLPSKYITPLLFRWCFGLLVLASIAVAMTNYVLSALFFKNSFGAYLKISSIHVIGIVFFIVFSRDFKPYADHLLFIPRIFPLYSFCRAIENLYDFNVRSQVCKVENINIASVVLGRCQRIPNCCETPKISVDEDMFYLWMIIAISWYILCIYEYRYFFKTSIPYDNYERALEEYKRRHASDANEPDNVTAEAIHVQTLRPRLRYYYSVICENLGYIWKGKLLVDRLSFTIKPGEKFGIIGTNCNYTSALLRLIAGQYHPSFGRVCINSVQITEERNKALAHIGYVPTVGFVQPQMTCYQVLKTFCILYGYPRHQINDIIEDFSKHFGLHSHYHKRLSQCSSGIRERISYSIAILKQPALLCIGNFSWSVDPHGRRQLYRLIDGLRKRGTAIAITSVMNTYTEILCTKIAVMHEGQLLHIGRPEQVAEAVVAGYSVSMRMKKQVHTPHGVTLKVYFRLTAFMDKTFPNSRLVQEGTIMQFVIPYQSTTLAVIFKTLRLNSFQLNIESLSITSLNMNYIFEQIAEEATKSRDLGLGLGLDLGLSPGINLGIDLGLGLSLSLGLGLGLDLGLGLGLGLGVGLGLGLGLGLGLGLGLGLDLGLGLGLGLGLGLGLGLGLGLGLGLRLSLHLGLSLGTGFVLGLGFVPSIALRVDY